The region CGCCCTCTACGCCTTCGTGACCTCGATCAGTCCGGGGCCGAGCAACCTGATGCTGCTCGCGTCGGTGGTCAATTTCGGCTTCGTCCGGACGCTGCCGCAGGTCTTCGGGATCATGACCGGCTTCACCGCACTCCTGCTGGCGATCGGGCTCGGCCTTGGCGCGGCGCTGTCGGCGCTGCCGTCGCTGGTGCCCATCCTGAAGGGACTCGGCGCCGTCTGGCTTCTGCATCTGGCCTGGCGCATCGCCGGTGCGCGCGCCCTCGGCGAGGCCGGCGCCGCCGACGGTCGGCCGCTGCGGTTCCTGGAAGCGGCGGCGTTCCAGTGGGTCAATCCGAAGGCCTGGATCGTCGCGCTGGCGACCATGTCGCTCTATGCCGATGCCGCCCGTCCGATCGCCGCCGCACTTGCCGTTGCCGGGCTGTTCGCGCTCGTCAACCTGCCGAGCGTCTCGGTCTGGGCGCTGTTCGGGACGGCGCTGAAGCGTCTGTTGACCAATCCGGTCCGGCTGCGCGCCTTCAACATCGCC is a window of Prosthecodimorpha staleyi DNA encoding:
- a CDS encoding LysE family translocator — translated: MTLETALALALYAFVTSISPGPSNLMLLASVVNFGFVRTLPQVFGIMTGFTALLLAIGLGLGAALSALPSLVPILKGLGAVWLLHLAWRIAGARALGEAGAADGRPLRFLEAAAFQWVNPKAWIVALATMSLYADAARPIAAALAVAGLFALVNLPSVSVWALFGTALKRLLTNPVRLRAFNIAAAVALVATLWPLLR